The following proteins are co-located in the Castanea sativa cultivar Marrone di Chiusa Pesio chromosome 8, ASM4071231v1 genome:
- the LOC142605952 gene encoding uncharacterized protein LOC142605952, which produces MVGNILQDFLAAWKETEETPAADPAIMQHWRPPDLGCYKFNFDGAIFSASNFAGLGVMVRDCDGEAIGALSMPIPLPQSVADVEALACRRAVQFTAEIGPNRLVFEGDSLVIINALTTDSGVLASYGAVLDDICVMILGFQMVGFKYVPRICNAVAYALAKKAKSAVGLQVWLEDIPSDIDPLVLRDVH; this is translated from the coding sequence ATGGTAGGCAATATTCTCCAGGACTTTCTTGCAGCCTGGAAGGAGACTGAGGAGACTCCAGCTGCTGATCCAGCAATTATGCAGCACTGGCGACCCCCTGATCTTGGCTGCTATAAGTTTAATTTTGATGGGGCCATATTCAGTGCATCCAATTTTGCTGGCCTTGGCGTGATGGTGCGCGATTGTGATGGGGAAGCAATTGGAGCTCTTTCAATGCCCATCCCCCTGCCTCAATCCGTAGCAGATGTGGAGGCCCTTGCCTGTCGCAGAGCTGTGCAATTCACTGCAGAAATTGGACCAAATCGGCTTGTTTTCGAAGGTGACTCTTTGGTGATCATCAATGCACTTACCACTGATTCTGGGGTCTTGGCCTCCTATGGAGCTGTCCTAGATGACATCTGTGTGatgattttgggttttcaaaTGGTAGGATTTAAGTATGTGCCTCGCATTTGTAATGCAGTAGCTTATGCTCTGGCTAAGAAAGCAAAATCAGCTGTAGGTTTGCAGGTCTGGCTTGAGGATATTCCCTCAGACATTGACCCTCTTGTTTTAAGGGATGTCCATTAA
- the LOC142605953 gene encoding uncharacterized protein LOC142605953 produces MQGFRDALDVCRLKDLGFNGFPFTWCNRRPGDQNFWVRLDRGVASIDWILRFPSTRIHHLEAFHSDHKPILLIADFELKRFYRKGRPFRFESMWLKDRTCEAVVQDSWGNQPGNASAWCFNGKILTCQDNLKEWNKKTFGHVRNSLTKKMKELKVAEENGSYKTNP; encoded by the coding sequence ATGCAAGGTTTTAGGGATGCCTTAGATGTGTGCCGCCTAAAGGACCTCGGTTTCAACGGTTTTCCTTTTACTTGGTGTAACCGTAGACCGGGTGACCAAAATTTCTGGGTTCGCTTGGATAGAGGTGTGGCCTCAATTGATTGGATTCTCCGCTTCCCATCTACCCGTATTCATCATCTTGAAGCCTTTCATTCAGACCACAAGCCGATTCTACTTATAGCTGACTTTGAACTCAAGCGCTTTTATAGGAAGGGTAGACCTTTTCGCTTCGAGTCCATGTGGTTGAAAGATCGTACCTGTGAGGCTGTGGTGCAAGACTCTTGGGGAAACCAACCTGGCAATGCCTCGGCCTGGTGCTTTAATGGCAAGATTCTGACCTGTCAAGACAATTTAAAGGAGTGGAATAAAAAGACATTTGGCCATGTGCGCAATTcgctaacaaaaaaaatgaaagagttgAAGGTTGCCGAAGAGAATGGAAGTTATAAAACCAACCCGTAG
- the LOC142607259 gene encoding uncharacterized protein LOC142607259: MDRQENKRRRVLWDWEWRRRMAVAYVVCLVVYWLILRRRPQRRQVTCSISSLSLERRSVRDELMREIIENKKCRDIIRMGPGAFLDLCDMLRKEGGLQPTQRATIEEQVAKFLYILSHGVKHREISFFFRRSNETINRHFHEVLRSVIQLEEKFLKQPDGSQTSVEILNSSRFFPYFKDCIGAIDGTHIRAKVPIEDAARYRGRKDYPTQNVLAACTFDLKFTYVLPGWEGTASDSRILKNALSRRDKLKVPQGSNMSEKRTIDDVVKKDREYWTAVMDDALIDALLHQHHLGNRNGSVFTTHAYDNIVKELQEKFEKPIDKQKVKNRIKTIKSNWSDCYDVFKNGLSGFAWSPITKMWSAEPEVWESLIQAKPKAKELKNKPIPNYNKLVELYGKDRATGEQAETASEMRQRWATSIGEGSMENIEDIDHLVAQNEVTLESCDNVGDNNVGEASSKAKKRKTSKNEDMEQIIGAIQNVASAMRDGNLIFERSMARLPIPEQEVFHLLDEIGIDSRLQTRAYLYLIKNPDMLRAFIGYPMEKRKELLFTMMSDS; encoded by the exons ATGGATAGACAAGAGAATAAAAGGAGACGTGTATTATGGGATTGGGAATGGAGACGTCGAATGGCAGTTGCTTATGTAGTTTGTCTTGTTGTCTATTGGTTAATACTTCGAAGGAGGCCTCAAAGGAGACAAGTAACTTGCTCAATTAGTAGTTTGAGTTTAGAAAGACGAAGCGTTCGCGATGAACTAATGAGAGagataattgaaaataaaaagtgtCGTGATATTATACGCATGGGGCCTGGAGCTTTTTTAGATTTGTGTGACATGCTACGTAAAGAAGGTGGCCTCCAACCAACACAACGAGCAACGATTGAAGAACAAGTTGCCAAATTTCTTTACATATTATCACATGGTGTAAAGCATCGggaaatatctttttttttccgtCGCTCTAATGAGACTATAAACCGTCATTTCCATGAAGTATTAAGATCTGTGATACAACTAGAAGAGAAGTTTCTGAAACAACCTGATGGATCTCAAACTTCAGTAGAAATACTCAACAGTTCTAGGTTCTTCCcatattttaag GATTGCATTGGGGCAATTGATGGAACACACATTCGAGCAAAAGTTCCTATTGAAGACGCAGCAAGATATCGTGGTAGAAAGGACTACCCAACACAAAATGTGCTAGCGGCATGTacatttgatttaaaatttacatatgTTTTGCCTGGATGGGAAGGAACTGCGTCAGactcaagaattttaaaaaatgcattAAGTAGACGCGATAAACTAAAAGTCCCCCAAG gttcAAATATGTCAGAAAAAAGGACTATTGATGATGTGGTTAAGAAAGATAGAGAATATTGGACAGCTGTTATGGATGATGCGCTTATTGATGCACTCTTGCATCAACATCATCTAGGTAATAGAAATGGTTCAGTCTTCACCACACATGCCTATGACAATATTGTGAAGGAATTgcaagaaaaatttgaaaaaccaaTAGACAAGCAAAAGGTGAAAAATCGCATTAAAACCATCAAGTCTAATTGGTCAGACTGCTATGATGTGTTTAAGAATGGATTGAGTGGTTTTGCTTGGAGTCCAATCACCAAAATGTGGAGTGCTGAACCGGAAGTTTGGGAAAGTCTAATCCAG GCTAAACCTAAAGCAAAAGAGCTTAAGAACAAACCAATTCCAAACTACAACAAATTGGTTGAGCTTTATGGAAAAGATAGAGCAACTGGGGAACAAGCTGAAACTGCATCGGAGATGAGGCAACGGTGGGCTACTTCAATCGGAGAGGGCTCTATGGAGAACATTGAAGATATTGATCATTTAGTTGCTCAAAATGAAGTTACTTTGGAGAGCTGTGATAATGTGGGTGATAATAATGTGGGTGAAGCCTCTTCAAAagccaaaaagagaaaaacatcaaaaaatGAGGACATGGAACAAATTATCGGAGCAATTCAGAATGTTGCTTCAGCAATGAGAGatggaaatttaatttttgagagGAGTATGGCACGTCTTCCCATTCCTGAGCAAGAAGTGTTCCATCTCTTGGATGAGATAGGAATTGATTCTAGATTGCAAACAAGGGCTTATCTCTATCTTATTAAGAATCCAGATATGTTGAGAGCTTTCATTGGCTATCCAATGGAGAAGCGCAAGGAGTTATTGTTCACAATGATGTCTGATTCTTAA